CCTTCCGATAAAGATGTAAAGACCATTGTCTTTAATGTAAACCATGGCATATTGAATTCGGAGGATAAACTGATCAGTTGTGCTTCGTGTACTACCAATTGCCTGGCTCCTATGGCTAAAGTACTGAACGATACTTTCGGTATCGCAGCCGGACAAATGACTACCATCCATGCTTATACCAACTCACAACCATTGATGGATACTCCCGATCCGAAAGTGAATTACCGCAAGTCACGTGCAGCAGGAGATAGCATTGTCCCCTACACTACCGGTGCTGCAAAAGCCATCGGATTGGTAATTCCGGAACTGAAAGGAAAACTTGATGGTTCATCACAACGTGTTCCGGTACATTCAGGTTCTGTAGTAGAGTTATTTACGTTGCTGGGCAAAGCGGTAAGCGTTGATGAGATCAATGCAACGATGAAAGCAGCGTCCAACGAATCATACGGATATACAGAAGATCCTATTGTGTCAAGCGACGTGATCGGGATGCATTATGGTTCTCTCTTCGATGCCACACAAACGAAAGTTGTTAGCGTAGGCGATAAGCAACTAGTGAAAACCGTTTCCTGGTACGACAACGAAATGTCCTTTGTTTCTCAAATGGTTCGTACTGCCATTTATTTCGGAGGATTGTAATAT
The sequence above is drawn from the Microbacter margulisiae genome and encodes:
- the gap gene encoding type I glyceraldehyde-3-phosphate dehydrogenase, with the protein product MIKVAINGFGRIGRLAFREIMASDKLEVVAINDLSAPSMLAYLLKYDSVQGTFQKTISHTDKTLIVEGKEIEVYAERDPAKLPWASLQVDLVLECTGIFESREKASAHLTAGAKKVIISAPSDKDVKTIVFNVNHGILNSEDKLISCASCTTNCLAPMAKVLNDTFGIAAGQMTTIHAYTNSQPLMDTPDPKVNYRKSRAAGDSIVPYTTGAAKAIGLVIPELKGKLDGSSQRVPVHSGSVVELFTLLGKAVSVDEINATMKAASNESYGYTEDPIVSSDVIGMHYGSLFDATQTKVVSVGDKQLVKTVSWYDNEMSFVSQMVRTAIYFGGL